A window from Mycolicibacterium tokaiense encodes these proteins:
- a CDS encoding ABC transporter ATP-binding protein, with translation MSPILEVQDLRVGFATEDGVVSAVDGVSFSLRAGEVLAIVGESGSGKSVTAQTLMGLTRSNNARISGAVRYRDRDLTELSDDELRKVRGANIAMVFQDPMTSLNPVYRVGDQIAEMIRAHRDVPRAEARERAVELLRTVGIPNPERRVKDYPHEFSGGMRQRVMIAMALALEPDVLIADEPTTALDVTIQAQILRLIDDLNRDRDLAVILITHDLGVVAEVADRVVVMYAGHVVEDATVDEIFYNPRHPYTWGLFGSLTPLDAPQHTRLPQIGGAPPSLLALPTGCRFAPRCPHAFDACSQPPPLTGDVHLDRCWLEPEQKVALREVDGRIGLRKPVAS, from the coding sequence ATGAGCCCGATTCTCGAAGTGCAGGACCTGCGAGTCGGTTTCGCCACCGAGGACGGCGTTGTCAGCGCCGTCGACGGGGTGTCGTTCAGCCTGCGCGCCGGTGAGGTGCTGGCCATCGTGGGCGAATCCGGGTCCGGCAAGAGCGTCACCGCGCAGACCCTGATGGGACTGACCCGCTCCAACAACGCCCGCATCTCCGGTGCGGTGCGTTACCGCGACCGGGACCTGACCGAGCTCAGCGACGACGAACTGCGCAAGGTCCGCGGCGCGAACATCGCCATGGTGTTCCAGGATCCGATGACCTCGCTGAATCCGGTGTACCGGGTGGGGGACCAGATCGCCGAGATGATTCGGGCGCACCGCGACGTCCCCCGCGCCGAGGCGCGTGAGCGCGCGGTGGAACTGCTTCGTACAGTGGGCATTCCGAACCCGGAGCGGCGTGTCAAGGACTACCCGCACGAGTTCTCCGGGGGGATGCGGCAGCGGGTGATGATCGCGATGGCGCTGGCCCTGGAGCCCGACGTGCTGATCGCCGACGAGCCCACCACCGCACTCGACGTCACGATCCAGGCGCAGATCCTGCGGTTGATCGACGACCTCAATCGCGACCGAGATCTCGCCGTCATCCTGATCACCCACGACCTCGGCGTGGTGGCCGAGGTGGCCGACCGCGTGGTGGTGATGTACGCCGGGCACGTGGTGGAGGACGCGACGGTGGACGAGATCTTCTACAACCCCAGACATCCCTACACCTGGGGGCTCTTCGGCTCGCTCACCCCGCTTGATGCGCCGCAGCACACCCGGCTGCCGCAGATCGGGGGAGCGCCGCCGTCGCTGCTGGCACTGCCCACGGGCTGCCGGTTCGCGCCGCGGTGTCCGCACGCCTTCGACGCGTGCTCGCAACCGCCGCCACTCACCGGTGACGTACACCTGGACCGCTGCTGGCTGGAGCCGGAGCAGAAGGTGGCGCTGCGAGAGGTCGACGGTCGGATCGGGCTGCGGAAGCCGGTGGCGTCATGA
- a CDS encoding ABC transporter permease gives MVRFITRRLIGMVAVLFAISILVFLIFNVIPNSDPAVRIAGKNADPELIARVSADLGLDQPLPVQYFTMMKQILTGELTSYASSLNVVEQIWKGLPATLSLCVGAAVLWMALAVVFGYLSAVHAGKFTDRALTVLSLVGISMPVFWLAAILLYYFTFKIPVFPTSSYVPLSEDPLEWAYHLILPWITLAVLYVGFYSRVLRSNMLDVMNEDHVRTARAKGISERQVRIKHVLRNSMIPIVTLFGLDFGAVVGGGAILTETVFNINGVGLYAGQAIGTLDLPPLMGVTMFGAFFIVLFNTLVDIAYAFLDPRIRLGQEAPV, from the coding sequence ATGGTCCGCTTCATCACCCGGCGCCTGATCGGGATGGTGGCGGTGCTGTTCGCCATCTCGATCCTGGTGTTCCTGATCTTCAACGTCATCCCGAACTCCGACCCGGCGGTCCGCATCGCCGGCAAGAACGCCGACCCGGAGCTGATCGCCAGGGTCAGCGCAGATCTGGGTCTCGACCAGCCGCTGCCGGTGCAGTACTTCACCATGATGAAGCAGATCCTCACCGGTGAGCTCACGTCGTACGCCAGCTCGCTGAACGTCGTCGAGCAGATCTGGAAGGGGCTGCCCGCCACGCTGTCGCTGTGCGTGGGTGCGGCGGTGCTGTGGATGGCGCTGGCCGTCGTCTTCGGCTACCTGTCGGCGGTACACGCCGGCAAGTTCACCGACCGGGCGCTGACAGTGCTGTCGTTGGTCGGCATCTCGATGCCGGTGTTCTGGCTGGCGGCAATCCTGTTGTACTACTTCACGTTCAAGATTCCGGTGTTCCCCACCAGCAGTTACGTTCCGCTGAGCGAGGACCCACTGGAGTGGGCGTATCACCTGATTCTGCCGTGGATCACGCTGGCCGTGCTCTACGTCGGTTTCTACTCCCGGGTGCTGCGCTCCAACATGCTCGACGTGATGAACGAAGACCATGTGCGCACCGCGCGCGCCAAGGGCATCAGTGAGCGGCAGGTACGGATCAAACACGTGCTGCGCAACTCGATGATCCCGATCGTCACCCTGTTCGGCCTCGACTTCGGGGCGGTGGTCGGTGGCGGCGCCATCCTCACCGAAACCGTCTTCAACATCAACGGAGTGGGGCTGTACGCGGGTCAGGCGATCGGCACCCTGGACCTACCACCGTTGATGGGAGTGACGATGTTCGGTGCCTTCTTCATCGTGTTGTTCAACACGCTGGTCGACATCGCCTACGCGTTCCTGGATCCCCGGATCCGTTTGGGGCAGGAGGCCCCCGTATGA
- a CDS encoding ABC transporter permease — protein sequence MAAPGEPVLPTGVPTAQIRGRSPWYLAWLRLRRNKVALGFGVLFILIVGFCLAAPLWAEHVAHTGPNENHITDTVMIDGQETDVVSPDGTPIGPGLHGRYLLGADQNGRDVMVRLMYGGRTSIYIGVAAAAITTVLAVLVGLVCGYFRGWIDAVLSRVMDVVWAFPVLLLGIALGTALALGGLKIGGLEVAGDSLWIPIMIIGLVYVPYMARPIRGEILALREKEFVDAAVAQGKGPIRIMATELLPNVVSTIIVFFTLNIANNMLLESALSFLGAGVRAPNASWGTMIADGYQNIYTAPHLTIVPGLMIVLTVLSLNVFGDGLRDALDPRAKIRMEH from the coding sequence GTGGCGGCGCCCGGGGAGCCGGTGCTCCCGACGGGCGTCCCCACGGCGCAGATCCGGGGCCGCAGTCCGTGGTATCTGGCGTGGCTACGGCTGCGCCGCAACAAGGTTGCGCTGGGCTTCGGTGTGCTGTTCATCCTGATCGTGGGGTTCTGCCTGGCGGCGCCGCTGTGGGCCGAGCACGTCGCCCACACCGGCCCCAACGAGAACCACATCACCGACACCGTGATGATCGACGGCCAGGAGACCGATGTGGTGTCCCCGGACGGCACCCCCATCGGTCCCGGCCTGCACGGTCGTTACCTGCTGGGTGCCGACCAGAACGGGCGCGACGTGATGGTGCGCCTGATGTACGGCGGGCGGACCTCCATCTACATCGGGGTGGCGGCTGCGGCCATCACCACGGTGCTCGCGGTGCTGGTCGGGCTGGTCTGCGGGTACTTCCGCGGCTGGATCGACGCGGTGCTCTCCCGCGTGATGGACGTCGTGTGGGCCTTCCCGGTGCTGCTGCTGGGCATCGCGCTGGGCACCGCACTGGCGTTGGGCGGGTTGAAGATCGGCGGCCTCGAGGTCGCCGGCGACAGCCTGTGGATCCCCATCATGATCATCGGGCTGGTGTACGTGCCGTACATGGCGCGGCCCATCCGCGGAGAGATCCTGGCGCTGCGGGAGAAGGAGTTCGTCGACGCGGCGGTGGCGCAGGGCAAAGGCCCCATCCGCATCATGGCCACCGAGCTGCTGCCCAACGTGGTGTCGACCATCATCGTGTTCTTCACGTTGAACATCGCCAACAACATGCTGTTGGAATCGGCACTGTCGTTCCTGGGGGCCGGCGTGCGGGCACCCAACGCGTCGTGGGGCACCATGATCGCCGACGGCTACCAGAACATCTACACCGCGCCGCACCTGACGATCGTCCCCGGCCTGATGATCGTGCTGACGGTGTTGTCGCTCAACGTGTTCGGTGACGGGCTGCGTGATGCTCTGGATCCGCGGGCAAAGATCAGGATGGAGCACTGA
- a CDS encoding ABC transporter substrate-binding protein translates to MLTLRTTLRKAVVLISVGTVAAFGVAACGSDDEGGGSGGSGGGGGGEINITMTSFPDYIDPQLSYTVEGWETLYNVYTPLLTYKHAKGEDGTEVVPALAEALPEVSPDGLTYKLKMRSDMLYSDGTPIKASDFTYAIQRLFKADSGGSVFFNGIVGAPEYADGSADTISGIVTDDATGDITITLDGPNGTFENVLGLMFAAPVPPSTPLSDDATNSPPPSSGPFMITNVEAPQTLTLERNPNFKTVQDAGATEVADAGVDKITVTQNKSNTAQVTGVEQNSIDFMVDPPDADRLQEVKSRFADRFRMEESINTFYFWMNNQTAPFNDVRVRQAVNYAIDPEALNRVFGGRLHATQQILPPGMPGYEEYKLYPGPDMDKAKALLAEANPSDMDITVWTNDEPDRKRIGEYYHDVLNQLGFNATLKVLAGDVYFTTIGNQSTPDLDTGFGNWFQDFPHPDDFFRPLLNTDAILPTNGNNFSRASLPELDAKMNELRSKQLTDDGVEQGYAELDKAYMEQAVWAPYGNEQYTTFVSDRIDFDKAYSHLLFNQDWSALTLK, encoded by the coding sequence ATGTTGACGTTGCGCACAACTCTGCGCAAGGCAGTTGTCCTGATCTCCGTCGGCACGGTCGCCGCCTTCGGGGTCGCGGCGTGCGGAAGCGACGACGAGGGTGGCGGGTCGGGCGGATCCGGCGGCGGGGGTGGGGGCGAGATCAACATCACGATGACGTCGTTCCCCGACTACATCGACCCGCAGCTGTCCTACACCGTGGAGGGCTGGGAGACCCTCTACAACGTCTACACACCGCTGCTGACGTACAAGCACGCCAAGGGTGAGGACGGCACCGAAGTGGTGCCCGCACTCGCCGAAGCCTTGCCGGAGGTATCGCCCGACGGCTTGACCTACAAGCTCAAGATGCGTTCGGACATGCTGTACTCAGACGGCACCCCCATCAAGGCCTCCGACTTCACCTATGCGATCCAGCGCCTGTTCAAGGCGGACTCCGGGGGATCGGTGTTCTTCAACGGCATCGTCGGAGCGCCCGAGTACGCCGACGGCAGCGCCGACACCATCAGCGGCATCGTCACCGATGACGCCACCGGCGACATCACCATCACTCTCGACGGGCCCAACGGCACCTTCGAGAACGTCCTGGGCCTGATGTTCGCCGCACCCGTGCCGCCCAGCACGCCGTTGTCCGACGACGCGACCAACAGCCCGCCGCCGTCGAGTGGGCCGTTCATGATCACCAATGTCGAAGCACCGCAGACGTTGACGCTGGAGCGCAACCCGAACTTCAAGACAGTTCAGGACGCCGGTGCCACCGAAGTGGCCGACGCGGGCGTCGACAAGATCACCGTCACCCAGAACAAGAGCAACACCGCCCAGGTGACCGGCGTCGAGCAGAACAGCATCGACTTCATGGTCGACCCGCCGGACGCCGACCGTCTGCAGGAGGTGAAGTCCCGCTTCGCGGACCGGTTCCGCATGGAGGAGTCGATCAACACCTTCTACTTCTGGATGAACAACCAGACCGCGCCGTTCAACGACGTGCGGGTGCGCCAGGCGGTCAACTACGCCATCGATCCCGAAGCGCTCAACCGCGTGTTCGGTGGGCGCCTGCACGCCACCCAGCAGATCCTGCCGCCCGGGATGCCCGGCTACGAGGAGTACAAGCTGTACCCGGGTCCGGACATGGACAAAGCCAAAGCGCTTCTCGCCGAGGCCAATCCGTCGGACATGGACATCACGGTGTGGACCAACGACGAACCCGACCGCAAACGCATCGGCGAGTACTACCACGACGTGCTCAACCAGCTGGGATTCAACGCCACCCTCAAGGTGCTCGCCGGTGACGTGTACTTCACCACCATCGGCAACCAGTCGACACCGGATCTCGACACCGGTTTCGGCAACTGGTTCCAGGACTTCCCGCATCCGGACGACTTCTTCCGGCCGCTGCTCAACACCGACGCCATCTTGCCGACCAATGGCAACAACTTCTCGCGTGCTTCGTTGCCGGAGTTGGACGCCAAGATGAACGAACTGCGCTCCAAGCAGCTCACCGACGACGGCGTGGAGCAGGGTTACGCCGAGCTGGACAAGGCGTACATGGAGCAGGCGGTGTGGGCGCCCTACGGCAACGAGCAGTACACCACCTTCGTGTCCGATCGGATCGACTTCGACAAGGCCTACAGCCATCTCCTGTTCAATCAGGACTGGTCGGCTTTGACGCTGAAGTAG
- a CDS encoding DoxX family protein gives MTHNELPPPPPTTPTRTAARLILAGAMIFAGLSHLFWGRKEFQAQVPTWVPMDPDGVVMASGGVEVMLGAGLALLNRDRVLVGRLLAAFFVAVFPGNLAQFVNKRDGFGLDSDAKRFVRLLFQPVLVAWALWSTAATGSRR, from the coding sequence ATGACGCACAACGAGCTACCTCCTCCGCCGCCCACCACACCCACCCGCACCGCGGCGCGACTGATCCTGGCCGGCGCCATGATTTTCGCCGGCCTCAGTCATCTGTTCTGGGGGCGCAAAGAGTTCCAGGCACAGGTGCCGACATGGGTACCGATGGATCCCGACGGCGTGGTGATGGCCTCCGGCGGCGTCGAGGTGATGCTCGGAGCGGGATTGGCCCTGCTCAACCGCGATCGGGTGTTGGTGGGGCGCCTCTTGGCAGCCTTCTTCGTCGCGGTGTTCCCGGGCAACCTGGCCCAATTCGTCAACAAACGCGACGGCTTCGGCCTCGACAGCGATGCCAAACGTTTCGTCCGTTTGCTGTTTCAGCCCGTGCTGGTGGCGTGGGCGCTGTGGTCGACAGCCGCTACGGGGTCTCGTCGCTAA
- a CDS encoding SRPBCC family protein: protein MPLMKDDAGRRWVEVEFVVPGTPEQVWQAVATGPGNSAWFSPATIDEHVGGTITFDFGAGVTTSGPVTVWEPPTRFGYEEVGWSGEAPPVATEVTVTRRSADQCVVRMTHSLLSDRDDWDAELESFESGWPTFFEILRIYLADHPGEPAAVVNATASPSATEAHVWKALVDAFGARDADLGDVVSLGTPRILGTVEQVQQNHRFRQLLLRITEPTAGALVAGTCTVGGQTMVNVSAYLYGSEAAQFAADDKPAWANWLAEVCDHAGAPKPT, encoded by the coding sequence ATGCCGTTGATGAAGGACGATGCAGGTCGCCGCTGGGTCGAGGTGGAGTTCGTCGTCCCGGGAACCCCTGAACAGGTGTGGCAGGCCGTCGCGACCGGTCCCGGTAACAGCGCCTGGTTCAGTCCCGCCACCATCGACGAACACGTCGGCGGGACAATCACATTCGATTTCGGTGCGGGGGTCACCACGTCCGGACCGGTGACCGTGTGGGAACCGCCGACGCGCTTCGGTTACGAAGAGGTGGGGTGGTCGGGCGAGGCGCCGCCGGTGGCCACCGAGGTGACCGTGACCCGCCGCAGCGCAGACCAGTGCGTGGTGCGCATGACGCACAGTCTGCTCAGCGACCGGGATGACTGGGACGCTGAACTGGAGAGCTTCGAGAGCGGGTGGCCGACGTTCTTCGAGATCCTGCGGATCTATCTGGCCGACCACCCGGGCGAGCCCGCCGCGGTGGTCAACGCCACCGCATCGCCGTCGGCCACCGAGGCGCACGTCTGGAAGGCGCTCGTGGACGCGTTCGGGGCGCGCGACGCCGATCTGGGCGACGTCGTCTCACTCGGCACGCCGCGCATCCTGGGCACGGTGGAGCAGGTGCAGCAGAACCACCGGTTCCGTCAGCTGCTGCTGCGGATCACCGAACCCACTGCCGGGGCTCTGGTGGCCGGCACCTGCACCGTGGGCGGGCAGACCATGGTCAACGTGAGTGCCTATCTCTACGGATCGGAGGCTGCGCAGTTCGCCGCCGACGACAAGCCCGCGTGGGCCAACTGGCTGGCCGAGGTGTGCGACCACGCAGGTGCGCCGAAACCCACGTAA
- a CDS encoding Hsp70 family protein, producing MTRRSVLTLYGHRPAEVGLPSDNPNLTEPGLVLRGFVERIGDPVPLIAVDGSPHQADQLLVEALGAVAAAAGGPSPGSDVVIAVPAYWAPGAVRALENALRGNRALAPSGVAPRLISDAVTALTALQVNPGLAANGVVALLDFGGSGTSITLADAAAGFRPVTETVRYPEFSGDQVDQALLTAVLADIGSRGDVDPAATAAVGSLARLRDECRRAKERLSAETATTVTVALPGVTTESRVTRGELEEVIRPALAGVLAALDDLLQRNRISWSQLTAIGTVGGGAAIPLVTQLLSQRSAAPVVTTASPGLDVAVGSALIAARGPDADAPTGLSTALGDAATSSLGAAALQPDPNAPASSTFRALAWSQDDDSTADPVPYEGEYQSPYETDNPYAMSTGARPEIQYTPATGAFDEPKSRFRVPQLALAAAALIAVVALGGVAYTLTTDSSSTAPTTPTTLAPLPVTTTPPPPPPVTTEPPPPPPVETTYVPPPPETTYVTITPSQAPPPPPETTTTTTTTPPTTTTTTTTTTTTTTTTTTTPPTTTTTTPTTTTTTPPPMTTTHLNIPFLPVPIPIQVPNQEAP from the coding sequence GTGACGCGCCGCTCCGTGCTGACCCTGTACGGACACCGGCCCGCGGAGGTGGGGCTGCCGTCGGACAACCCGAATCTCACCGAACCCGGCCTGGTCCTGCGTGGATTCGTGGAACGCATCGGCGACCCGGTGCCACTGATCGCCGTCGACGGATCGCCGCACCAGGCTGACCAACTGCTGGTCGAAGCGCTGGGAGCGGTGGCCGCTGCCGCCGGCGGCCCCTCCCCGGGTAGCGACGTCGTGATCGCGGTGCCCGCGTACTGGGCGCCCGGCGCCGTCCGCGCACTCGAGAACGCCCTACGCGGCAACCGCGCACTCGCTCCGTCGGGGGTGGCGCCGAGGTTGATCTCAGACGCCGTCACGGCGCTGACCGCCCTGCAGGTCAATCCGGGGCTGGCCGCCAACGGCGTCGTCGCGCTGCTGGACTTCGGTGGTAGCGGCACCAGCATCACCCTGGCCGACGCGGCCGCGGGGTTCCGGCCGGTGACCGAGACGGTGCGGTATCCCGAGTTCTCGGGCGACCAGGTGGACCAGGCACTGCTCACGGCGGTGCTGGCCGACATCGGCAGCCGCGGCGACGTGGATCCGGCGGCCACCGCGGCGGTGGGGTCGCTGGCGCGGCTGCGCGACGAATGCCGCCGCGCCAAGGAACGCCTGTCTGCGGAGACGGCGACCACCGTCACCGTGGCGCTGCCCGGCGTCACCACCGAATCCCGCGTCACCCGCGGGGAGCTCGAAGAGGTCATCCGTCCGGCGCTCGCCGGCGTCCTGGCCGCGCTCGACGATCTACTGCAGCGCAACCGGATCAGCTGGTCGCAGCTCACCGCGATCGGGACCGTCGGCGGCGGAGCTGCCATCCCGCTTGTGACACAGCTGCTTTCGCAGCGCTCAGCCGCGCCGGTGGTCACCACCGCGTCCCCGGGGCTCGACGTCGCCGTCGGATCGGCGCTGATCGCTGCCCGCGGCCCTGATGCCGACGCGCCCACCGGGCTGTCCACGGCGCTGGGAGATGCGGCCACCTCGTCGTTGGGAGCCGCTGCGCTGCAGCCCGACCCGAACGCACCCGCCTCGTCGACCTTCCGGGCGCTGGCGTGGTCGCAGGATGACGACAGCACTGCCGATCCGGTGCCGTACGAGGGCGAATACCAGAGCCCGTACGAAACCGACAATCCATATGCAATGTCCACCGGTGCTCGCCCGGAGATCCAATACACCCCTGCCACAGGCGCATTCGACGAACCCAAGTCCAGATTCCGCGTCCCGCAACTGGCGTTGGCCGCCGCGGCGTTGATCGCCGTGGTCGCGCTTGGCGGCGTTGCCTACACGCTCACCACCGACTCGTCGAGTACGGCTCCCACCACGCCCACCACGCTGGCGCCGCTCCCGGTGACCACGACACCCCCACCACCGCCGCCCGTCACCACCGAACCGCCGCCCCCACCCCCGGTGGAGACCACCTACGTCCCGCCCCCGCCGGAGACCACCTACGTCACCATCACACCCAGTCAGGCGCCGCCTCCGCCCCCGGAGACGACCACCACCACGACCACGACGCCGCCGACGACTACCACCACAACCACAACCACAACCACGACGACGACCACCACGACCACGACGCCGCCGACCACCACCACGACGACGCCGACCACCACCACGACCACGCCGCCACCGATGACGACCACGCACCTGAACATTCCGTTCCTGCCGGTGCCGATCCCGATCCAGGTGCCCAACCAGGAAGCGCCGTAG
- a CDS encoding NAD(P)H-dependent amine dehydrogenase family protein: MSYRVVQWGTGEIGREALRGILDHSALELVGVKAHGADKHGVDAGVLAGRDPVGIAATTSITEILDARPDCVLYTPRTPSVPVVCQLLRAGVNVVTTSFAFHQARARHRDELHDACREGGSSLHGTGLNPGNLGAVLPLAMAGMCREIEQVTIQERADWALYDSADITFGQMMFGAPISDVTVDSPSLQYTSALFQQQVWLLGDALGADLDEVSVDLELVPAERDGEFLGRTVEAGTVAGQRWRWRGRRAGATVIETETLWMLGQRQPRHWPSPQHGWTITIEGAPSLQAHVVTLASFRRDVPMSEHVHAASVATAMQAVNAVPAVCAAPAGFVTMAELPLAWLPRIATS; encoded by the coding sequence GGCATACTGGATCACAGTGCTCTCGAGCTGGTCGGCGTCAAAGCGCACGGCGCGGACAAACACGGCGTCGATGCCGGCGTCCTCGCCGGGCGCGATCCGGTAGGGATCGCCGCGACGACATCGATCACCGAGATTCTCGATGCCCGCCCCGACTGCGTGCTCTACACCCCGCGCACCCCCTCGGTACCGGTTGTCTGCCAGCTCCTGCGGGCGGGGGTGAACGTGGTGACCACGTCGTTCGCCTTCCATCAGGCCCGTGCCCGGCATCGCGACGAGCTCCACGACGCCTGCCGGGAAGGTGGCAGCTCCCTACACGGAACGGGACTCAACCCCGGCAACCTGGGCGCGGTGCTGCCGCTGGCCATGGCCGGCATGTGCCGCGAGATCGAGCAGGTGACCATTCAGGAGCGCGCCGACTGGGCGCTCTACGACAGTGCCGACATCACTTTCGGCCAGATGATGTTCGGCGCGCCGATCTCTGATGTCACCGTGGACAGCCCGTCGCTGCAGTACACCAGTGCGCTTTTCCAACAACAGGTTTGGCTGCTCGGCGACGCCCTGGGCGCCGATCTGGACGAGGTCAGCGTCGACCTCGAACTGGTACCCGCCGAGCGTGACGGCGAGTTCTTGGGACGCACCGTCGAGGCCGGAACGGTTGCCGGGCAGCGGTGGCGGTGGCGCGGCCGGCGCGCCGGGGCCACCGTCATCGAAACCGAGACACTGTGGATGCTGGGCCAGCGTCAACCGCGGCACTGGCCGTCGCCGCAGCACGGCTGGACCATCACCATCGAAGGCGCCCCGTCGCTGCAGGCGCATGTGGTGACGTTGGCCAGCTTCCGCCGGGATGTGCCGATGAGTGAGCACGTGCACGCGGCAAGCGTCGCCACGGCCATGCAGGCGGTGAATGCGGTGCCCGCCGTGTGCGCCGCACCAGCGGGTTTCGTGACGATGGCCGAGCTGCCGCTGGCCTGGCTGCCGCGCATAGCAACCTCATAG